The proteins below are encoded in one region of Phaseolus vulgaris cultivar G19833 chromosome 1, P. vulgaris v2.0, whole genome shotgun sequence:
- the LOC137813761 gene encoding uncharacterized protein: MQNSNTAENLIHKKTLASVNFFHFHFQIEFENRRMREMRVERERERERNSNTMATQRRMSYINNSQTTTSQQIRPSIITWFIQRPYPIPFLLVIFLFLAWISLRTQHVSRTPPHSSHRDALANLVRFHSSHVAKDNRGWLFDPIALALDSGVSGGAVTCSSLHVGEIRPGKRRGNHRHHDCNETFLIWGAATRFRLENSRENDGYAEVTIGRDEIAVAASPVNTAHALVNIDSTRSIFFLGCQDNVINYNASSTDFNVWKDL; encoded by the exons ATGCAAAATAGCAACACAGCAGAAAATTTGATCCACAAGAAAACACTAGCAAGTGTTAACTTCTTCCACTTTCATTTCCAAATCGAATTCGAAAATCGCAGAATGAGAGAGATGAGagtggagagagagagagaaagagagaggaaCAGCAACACAATGGCGACGCAGAGAAGAATGAGCTACATAAACAACTCCCAAACGACGACGTCCCAACAGATCCGTCCCTCAATCATCACCTGGTTCATCCAGCGACCCTACCCCATCCCCTTCCTTCTCGTCATCTTCCTCTTTCTCGCGTGGATCTCACTCCGCACCCAGCACGTCTCCCGCACTCCCCCTCACTCCTCCCACCGCGACGCGCTCGCCAACCTCGTCAGGTTCCACTCTTCCCACGTCGCCAAGGACAACCGCGGCTGGCTCTTCGATCCTATCGCTCTCGCCCTCGATTCCGGCGTTTCAG GTGGAGCTGTGACGTGTTCGTCGCTTCACGTGGGAGAAATTCGGCCTGGAAAGCGAAGAGGAAATCACAGACATCACGATTGTAACGAGACTTTCCTCATTTGGGGCGCTGCAACCAGGTTTAGG TTGGAGAACAGTAGGGAAAATGATGGTTATGCTGAAGTGACCATTGGAAGGGATGAGATTGCTGTAGCTGCAAGTCCAGTTAACACAGCTCATGCTTTAGTGAACATTGATTCCACTCGGAGTATCTTCTTTTTAGGTTGTCAAGACAATGTTATTAACTATAATGCCTCAAGTACTGACTTTAATGTTTGGAAAGATCTTTGA